From Deltaproteobacteria bacterium:
GCCGTAGTAGGCGCACTTCTGGATGAGATTGGACCGGCTGATGCCCAGCTCCTTGGCGAGCTGCGACTTGTTCCAGTGCGTGCGAATCAGCCCCTGGTAGATGTACTCCGCCTCGAGCGCTTCGACCGCCTCCTTCAGGGTGCCGCGGTACGAGGGCGCCGATCCCGCGCGCGCGGGCGGCGGCTGGCTGGCCGCGTCGCGCACGCGCTGCGACAGCAGCTCGACGCCGAGTTCCGGCTGATCGGCGCCGAGCACGATGAGCCGCTCGATCTCGTTTTCCAGCTCGCGGATGTTGCCCGGCCACCGATAACGTTGCAGCGCATCCATCGCCTCGCGCGACAGCCGCGGCGGCGTGCCCTTGCCGTGGTAGTGCTTGGCGAGAAAGTGGGCGACGAGCAGCGGGATGTCTTCGACGCGGTCGCGCAGCGGCGGCAGCGTCACTTTCAGCACGTTGACGCGATAGTAGAGATCCTCGCGGAACTCGCCGCGCTCGACCAACTTCGCCAAGTCCTTGTGGGTCGCGGCGATGACGCGGACGTCGACGTGGACCGGCTTGGTCGCGCCGACCGGTGTGAACGTTCCCTCCTGCAGCACGCGCAGCAGCTTGACCTGCAGCGCCGGAGACATGTCGCCGATCTCGTCGAGGAAGAACGTGCCGCCGTCGGCGGCCGCGAACAATCCCTGCTTGTCGGCCACCGCGCCGGTAAACGCGCCGCGCACGTGGCCGAACAGCGCGCTCTCGAGCAAATTGTCGTTGAACGCGGAACAGTTTTGAACGACGAACGGCTTCTTCGCACGCGGCCCGTTGTAATGGATCGCACGGGCGATCAACTCCTTGCCGGTGCCGCTCTCGCCGTGGATGAGCACCGTCGACTCACTGCGGCAGATCTTTTCGAGCAGGCGGAAGATCTCCTGGATCGCCGGCGACGTGCCGATGATGTTGTCGAACCGGTAGCGCCCCTCGAGTTCGGCGCTGAGCGTGCTGACTTCGGCCTCATGGCGGCGCAACTCCTCGTGGTAGGCCATCACCTCCTGCGCGCCGAACTCGACGAGATCCTGGAGGCGTTCGAGGTCGTCGGACGACAGCCGCGGAATCGTCGCATCGCCGCCGTCGTCGAGTTTCGGGGCCGCCTCGGGGGCGAACTCGCGCACCTTGCGCAGCAGCTCCGCCCGGCCGGCGCTCGTCGTCGGCGCGCCCGTGCTCCCGCCCGTGAACAGGAACCCGGCAAGCTCGTCGTCGATGTGGATCGGCGCCGCGACGATGTCGAAGCCCATGTGACACGAGTGGACGACGACGCGCCGCCGCTTGCCCGACCGCAATCGATCGCGCACCACCTTGACGCTCTCGTTGCACCGGCGGAACCCCTCCTTCGAAAACAACGCGGCGCGGCAAAAGTCGTTTTGCGACGGGATGATGCGCCCCTCCGCGTGGTCGAGCACGTATCCCTTGGCGTCCGAGAACGCCAGCTCGAGTCCCCACCACTTGCGGATGACCTGCTTGAGCAGCTGGATGGAGTGGAGCTTGGTGTATGGGCGAAGATCGACCACGGAGGCGGCAAACTATATCACTCGATCAGCGACCAGCGCGGTCCGTCGGCTCGCACGCGCCCGTCGCGCGCGAGCTTCGCGAGATGAGCGACGAGCGAACGTTCCGCCAGCGCGTGTAGCGAAGCCGGCACGTCGGCATACACCGACGGGATCAGCTCGGCGGCGGTCGCCGCGCCGCGACCGGCGAGCGCGTCGACCACGCGGGCCTCGCGCCACAACCGGTGCGCGATGTAGCCGTCGAGCTTGGCGTCCGCGTCGACGATCGGCCCGCCGTGGGCCGGCAGCAGGTACCGCGCACGCAGCGCCTTCATCCGGCGCAGCGAATCGAGGTACGCGGCCATGTCCCCCTCGTCGGGATCGATCACGATCGTGCCGACGGCCGCCACCATGTCTCCGGCCACCAGCGCGCCGGTCGTCTCCTCGAAGAAACACAGGTGGCCGGGCGCGTGACCGGGGGTGAACACCGCGCGCACGCGCCGCGGCGGATCGCCCGGCAGTTCCACGACGTCGCCATCGCGGATCGCGCGGTCGACGCGCACGTGTCCGGCGAGCCGGCGCGCGGTCTCCTCGTGCGCCGCCACCGGC
This genomic window contains:
- a CDS encoding AAA family ATPase, which gives rise to MVDLRPYTKLHSIQLLKQVIRKWWGLELAFSDAKGYVLDHAEGRIIPSQNDFCRAALFSKEGFRRCNESVKVVRDRLRSGKRRRVVVHSCHMGFDIVAAPIHIDDELAGFLFTGGSTGAPTTSAGRAELLRKVREFAPEAAPKLDDGGDATIPRLSSDDLERLQDLVEFGAQEVMAYHEELRRHEAEVSTLSAELEGRYRFDNIIGTSPAIQEIFRLLEKICRSESTVLIHGESGTGKELIARAIHYNGPRAKKPFVVQNCSAFNDNLLESALFGHVRGAFTGAVADKQGLFAAADGGTFFLDEIGDMSPALQVKLLRVLQEGTFTPVGATKPVHVDVRVIAATHKDLAKLVERGEFREDLYYRVNVLKVTLPPLRDRVEDIPLLVAHFLAKHYHGKGTPPRLSREAMDALQRYRWPGNIRELENEIERLIVLGADQPELGVELLSQRVRDAASQPPPARAGSAPSYRGTLKEAVEALEAEYIYQGLIRTHWNKSQLAKELGISRSNLIQKCAYYGLDRKPKR